The following are from one region of the Ignavibacteriales bacterium genome:
- a CDS encoding ribonuclease HII, producing the protein MMKNFDNSFLSDKINLIAGIDEAGRGPLAGPVVAASVIFKNDIFIPRVNDSKKLSSKVREELFYEIKSKALAWSFCIINQQQIDRINILQATLKAMKKSFEKLKVKPDLILIDGNKSFYSKIPTLAIVDGDEKSFCIAAASIIAKVTRDKIMTALSKKYPQYFWEQNKGYGTKAHIGALKKFGPCILHRKTFLKNIIGVQNEFEFK; encoded by the coding sequence ATGATGAAAAATTTTGATAATTCATTTCTTAGTGATAAGATAAATTTAATTGCTGGTATAGACGAAGCTGGCAGGGGACCGCTTGCCGGGCCAGTGGTTGCTGCATCTGTCATTTTTAAGAATGACATTTTTATCCCACGTGTGAACGATTCGAAAAAATTATCTTCTAAAGTAAGAGAAGAACTTTTTTATGAAATTAAAAGCAAAGCTCTGGCTTGGTCATTTTGTATTATAAACCAGCAACAAATTGATAGGATTAATATTTTGCAGGCAACTCTTAAAGCGATGAAAAAATCTTTTGAAAAATTAAAAGTAAAACCAGATTTGATTTTAATAGATGGTAACAAATCCTTTTATTCAAAAATACCAACGCTGGCAATTGTTGATGGTGATGAAAAATCATTCTGCATTGCTGCAGCTTCAATTATAGCTAAAGTAACACGAGACAAAATTATGACCGCACTCTCAAAAAAATATCCGCAATATTTTTGGGAACAAAATAAAGGTTATGGTACAAAAGCTCATATCGGGGCTTTGAAGAAGTTTGGACCTTGCATTCTCCATCGAAAAACTTTTTTAAAAAATATTATTGGTGTGCAAAATGAATTTGAGTTCAAGTAA
- a CDS encoding YraN family protein, which yields MNLSSSKVGNEGEDLACDFLLKKGFKIIERNYRYGKTGEIDIIAKDGETLVFAEVKYRKNLEFGEPEYGITKNKMNQLRKLANTYLFDKNINEVTCRFDVVAILELTKGKPVINYYADAF from the coding sequence ATGAATTTGAGTTCAAGTAAAGTTGGAAATGAAGGAGAAGATTTAGCCTGTGATTTTCTTTTGAAGAAAGGCTTCAAAATTATAGAACGAAATTATCGTTATGGAAAGACAGGTGAAATTGATATTATTGCAAAAGATGGCGAAACGCTGGTTTTTGCTGAAGTAAAGTACAGAAAGAATCTGGAATTTGGCGAGCCCGAATATGGAATTACTAAGAATAAAATGAATCAGCTTAGAAAACTGGCAAACACATATCTATTTGATAAAAATATAAATGAAGTTACTTGCCGATTTGATGTTGTGGCTATTCTGGAATTAACCAAAGGAAAACCAGTTATCAATTATTACGCAGATGCTTTTTAG
- a CDS encoding ABC transporter permease: protein MPAEKISNKNTLTKNKLNEFFDTIGGLTAFSILFFKNLFIPPFDVAEIKKHMDELGVKTLPIVSITGFIIGLVLTMQSQPVMIRFGAEAFLPGMVALSVVRELGPVLTALIFAGRVSSGIGAELGSMRVTEQIDAMEVSAINPFKFLVVTRVIACTMILPILTVYVIFIAVIGGYLALIITQSVNFNYYIDSVLKAIQFGDVIPGIAKTFVFGYIVGIVGAYKGFTASSGTEGVGRASTTSVVVSSLLILLFDTILVKISLWLWPT, encoded by the coding sequence ATGCCTGCAGAAAAAATCTCTAATAAAAATACTTTGACAAAGAATAAATTAAATGAATTCTTTGATACAATTGGTGGATTAACGGCTTTCTCTATCCTGTTTTTTAAAAATCTTTTTATTCCTCCGTTTGATGTTGCAGAAATTAAAAAGCATATGGATGAACTTGGAGTTAAAACACTTCCGATAGTTAGTATAACTGGTTTTATAATTGGTCTCGTTCTTACAATGCAAAGCCAGCCAGTTATGATTCGTTTTGGAGCTGAAGCTTTTTTACCTGGAATGGTAGCTCTATCTGTTGTTAGAGAATTGGGACCTGTTCTTACCGCACTTATTTTTGCTGGCAGAGTCAGCTCTGGTATTGGTGCCGAACTTGGTTCTATGCGCGTAACTGAACAAATTGATGCTATGGAAGTTTCTGCTATCAATCCATTTAAGTTTTTGGTTGTTACGCGTGTAATTGCTTGCACAATGATTCTTCCAATATTAACAGTTTATGTTATTTTCATTGCAGTTATTGGAGGCTATCTTGCACTCATAATTACTCAAAGTGTAAACTTCAATTATTATATTGATTCGGTTTTAAAAGCAATTCAGTTCGGAGATGTTATTCCCGGAATTGCCAAGACTTTTGTCTTTGGGTACATTGTTGGAATTGTTGGAGCTTACAAAGGCTTTACCGCCAGCAGTGGAACGGAAGGTGTTGGACGTGCTTCAACAACTTCTGTTGTAGTTTCATCTCTTTTAATTCTTTTATTCGATACTATTTTAGTAAAAATTTCTTTGTGGTTATGGCCGACTTAA
- a CDS encoding ATP-binding cassette domain-containing protein codes for MADLIVKINNLSKGFDSNKVLDDISLNVDVGENLVVFGRSGTGKSVLLKCMIGLMIPEDGEIFIDGRNVLKLKINELNEVRKQIGFLFQSGALYDSMSVRENLAFPLIRNFNFSAKEIEEKVINALHMVSLEDAIGKMPSELSGGMRKRVALARSIITEPKLMLYDEPTTGLDPLTTKEISELILELQKKLNMTSIAVTHDLICANIIADRAIFLIEGKIKYQGTIQELTSSEDIFLRNFFSKETIIS; via the coding sequence ATGGCCGACTTAATTGTAAAAATAAATAATCTATCCAAAGGATTTGATAGTAATAAAGTTCTTGATGACATTTCACTAAATGTTGATGTAGGAGAAAACTTAGTTGTTTTTGGTAGAAGCGGAACAGGTAAAAGTGTTTTATTAAAGTGTATGATTGGATTGATGATTCCGGAAGATGGAGAAATTTTTATTGATGGTAGAAATGTTCTTAAATTAAAAATTAATGAGCTTAATGAAGTTCGGAAACAAATTGGATTTCTCTTTCAAAGTGGGGCTCTTTACGATTCGATGTCAGTCAGGGAAAACTTAGCGTTTCCACTTATTCGTAATTTTAATTTTTCCGCAAAAGAAATTGAGGAAAAAGTAATTAATGCTTTGCATATGGTTTCGCTTGAAGATGCGATTGGCAAGATGCCTTCAGAGCTATCTGGTGGAATGCGAAAAAGAGTTGCGCTTGCCAGATCAATTATTACTGAACCAAAGTTGATGCTTTACGATGAACCGACAACTGGACTTGATCCTTTAACTACAAAAGAAATTAGTGAGTTGATTTTAGAACTTCAAAAAAAATTAAATATGACTTCAATTGCTGTTACTCACGATTTGATTTGTGCAAACATTATTGCAGATAGAGCAATCTTTTTAATAGAAGGTAAAATAAAATACCAGGGCACAATACAGGAACTAACAAGCTCTGAGGATATTTTCCTTAGAAATTTTTTCAGTAAAGAAACAATTATATCTTGA
- a CDS encoding MlaD family protein — protein MFKHLTGARLGLFVFLGTILLVIAIFLVGNKESLFTPTFTAKAMFNNIEGLRVGAAVRMSGIDVGSVSDIEIAKDTTGKVIVSMRIQSEVRNFIRIDSKASIETEGLVGNKIVVLTVGSTSAKVVAEGGFITSKSPLSIAQIIEESQGTLNYIKEISKDFSEIVNKINRGDGTIGKLINDDQLYNSTNQLTVSADKSLSSITSRMNQIGDAIVGVTADFQNIVTGIDSIVKKIDGIVATVKEGKGVLGSLVSEKSSYNDSVTVIVRNLLSMTDGIKTGATKFAENMEALKHNWLFKSYFEERGYWDIGEYEKSVDSKIQELKDRTRTLDERIKQLQEIERRTGGSK, from the coding sequence ATGTTTAAACATTTAACAGGTGCCAGATTAGGATTATTTGTTTTTCTGGGCACCATACTTTTAGTGATTGCCATTTTTTTAGTTGGAAATAAGGAATCACTTTTTACACCAACTTTTACTGCAAAAGCGATGTTCAATAACATTGAAGGCTTGCGTGTTGGCGCGGCTGTTAGAATGAGCGGTATTGATGTTGGAAGTGTAAGCGATATTGAAATTGCAAAGGATACCACAGGAAAAGTAATAGTTTCTATGCGGATTCAATCTGAAGTTAGAAATTTTATTCGTATCGATTCCAAAGCATCAATTGAAACAGAAGGTTTAGTTGGGAATAAAATTGTCGTTTTAACTGTCGGAAGCACAAGCGCCAAAGTTGTAGCCGAAGGCGGTTTTATTACTTCAAAATCACCATTAAGCATTGCTCAAATTATTGAAGAAAGCCAGGGAACCTTGAATTATATAAAGGAGATAAGCAAAGATTTTTCTGAAATAGTTAATAAGATTAATCGTGGTGATGGAACAATCGGAAAACTTATTAATGATGATCAATTGTATAATTCAACCAACCAGCTTACTGTTTCTGCCGATAAAAGTTTAAGTTCTATAACCTCACGAATGAACCAAATTGGTGATGCTATTGTTGGAGTAACTGCTGATTTTCAAAATATTGTTACTGGAATTGATAGCATTGTTAAAAAAATTGATGGTATTGTTGCCACAGTTAAGGAGGGGAAAGGTGTTTTAGGTTCTTTAGTTTCAGAAAAAAGTAGTTACAATGATTCTGTTACTGTAATTGTGCGTAATTTATTATCAATGACTGATGGAATAAAAACTGGCGCAACTAAGTTTGCAGAAAATATGGAAGCTTTAAAACACAACTGGTTGTTCAAAAGCTATTTTGAAGAGCGCGGTTATTGGGATATTGGCGAATATGAAAAAAGTGTGGATAGTAAAATTCAAGAGTTGAAAGATAGAACAAGAACTTTAGATGAAAGGATAAAACAGTTGCAGGAGATTGAAAGACGAACAGGTGGAAGTAAGTAG
- the uvrA gene encoding excinuclease ABC subunit UvrA, which yields MAKKEIYSRDKIIVKGARQHNLKNIDIEIPRNKLVVFTGVSGSGKSSLVFDTIYAEGQRRYVESLSSYARQFLERINKPDVDFIYGICPAVAIEQKTGTRNTRSTVGTTTEVYDYLRLLFARIGKTYCINCGNVVKKDTVGTVSDWLETQSEEERFYLGFPIHPHAGRTVKEEFELLKKRGFFRVFIKNAIIDLNEDYKLPKKKENIFVVVDRFKIKKGQVRETLSESIETSFKEGEGRNCVINAGTNEVKHFNKFYECCGIRYEEPEPRFFSFNNPFGACPVCQGFGRTVGIDMDLVVPEPNLTILDGAIAPWRSVKFSKHLRDLVRTAKENNIPINIPFKNLTEEQINLIKKGYKGFHGIEGFFEELERHTYKMHIRVLLSRYRGCTLCSACKGSRLRRETYQVKIEGKAIQDLISLSIENVLNFFKSIKLSEYDLAVGDRLLKEIIKRLTFLNDVGLGYLTIDRMSSTLSGGETQRINLATALGSSLIGTLYVLDEPSIGLHPRDNSRLINILKSLRDIGNTVLVVEHDPEMMKEADVLVDMGPRAGINGGEIVAIGSYDEVLRNENSLTAKYLSGKLSIPIPEHRKVEETKVITIKGARENNLKNIDVEIPLNKFVVITGVSGSGKSTLIHDCLYGGVVKTKGGNPAKIGRFDDISGVKYINAIEIVDQSPIGKSPRSNPISYVKAFEHIRELFASTHQAKAKGYKPGYFSFNVPGGRCETCQGEGYVKVEMQFLADIYLECEDCKGTRFKKEIREITFKGKNLVDVLEMSVDVALEFFSGTKKIESYLQVLSDVGLGYIKLGQPSNTLSGGEAQRVKLAAHLVTQRQSDNTLFIFDEPTTGLHFDDIRKLLNCFFMLLKNNNSVVIIEHNMEIIKCADFIIDLGPDAGERGGNIVATGTPEEIAKVQQSFTGQFLKKMLN from the coding sequence ATGGCAAAAAAAGAAATTTATTCCAGAGATAAAATAATTGTTAAAGGTGCACGCCAGCATAATCTTAAAAACATCGATATAGAAATTCCAAGAAATAAATTAGTTGTTTTTACAGGTGTAAGCGGAAGTGGAAAATCATCTTTGGTGTTTGATACAATTTATGCTGAAGGACAACGCCGATATGTTGAAAGCCTTTCATCTTATGCACGCCAGTTTCTGGAAAGAATAAACAAACCTGATGTTGATTTCATTTATGGCATTTGTCCTGCAGTTGCCATCGAACAAAAAACTGGTACCAGAAATACCCGTTCAACTGTTGGAACAACAACCGAGGTTTATGATTACCTCAGGCTTCTTTTTGCAAGAATAGGAAAAACATATTGTATCAACTGCGGAAATGTTGTAAAGAAGGATACAGTTGGTACTGTATCCGATTGGCTTGAAACACAATCAGAGGAGGAAAGATTTTATCTTGGGTTCCCAATTCACCCACACGCCGGAAGAACTGTAAAGGAAGAATTCGAACTGTTAAAAAAACGGGGATTTTTCAGAGTCTTTATTAAAAACGCGATAATAGACTTGAATGAAGATTATAAACTTCCCAAGAAGAAAGAAAATATTTTTGTTGTAGTTGATCGCTTTAAAATAAAAAAAGGACAAGTAAGGGAAACACTTTCCGAATCAATTGAAACCAGTTTTAAAGAAGGCGAAGGTAGAAATTGTGTTATAAATGCCGGAACAAATGAAGTAAAACATTTTAATAAATTTTATGAGTGTTGTGGTATTCGCTATGAAGAACCTGAACCAAGGTTCTTTTCATTTAACAATCCATTTGGAGCTTGTCCGGTTTGCCAGGGCTTTGGCAGAACAGTTGGAATTGATATGGACCTTGTTGTACCGGAACCAAACTTAACAATATTGGATGGTGCAATTGCACCCTGGCGCTCTGTAAAATTCAGTAAGCACTTAAGAGATTTGGTAAGAACAGCAAAAGAAAATAATATCCCAATCAACATCCCTTTCAAAAATTTAACTGAAGAACAAATTAATTTAATTAAAAAAGGTTATAAGGGATTTCATGGGATTGAAGGATTTTTTGAAGAATTAGAACGACATACATATAAAATGCACATTCGGGTTTTACTTAGCCGGTACCGTGGTTGTACTTTGTGTAGTGCCTGCAAGGGTTCCCGCTTACGAAGAGAAACTTACCAGGTAAAGATTGAAGGTAAAGCTATACAGGATTTGATTTCACTTTCAATTGAAAATGTTTTGAACTTTTTCAAATCCATTAAATTATCAGAATACGATTTGGCAGTTGGTGATAGGTTATTAAAAGAAATAATCAAGCGATTAACTTTTTTAAATGATGTAGGATTAGGATACCTTACAATTGATAGAATGAGCAGCACTCTTTCCGGCGGAGAAACGCAAAGAATAAATCTTGCTACTGCATTAGGTTCTTCGCTAATTGGAACTCTATATGTCTTGGATGAACCGAGCATTGGATTACATCCGAGAGATAATTCAAGATTGATCAACATACTAAAATCATTAAGAGATATTGGCAACACAGTTTTAGTTGTAGAGCACGATCCTGAGATGATGAAAGAAGCTGATGTACTTGTTGATATGGGACCGCGCGCTGGAATCAATGGTGGAGAAATAGTTGCAATTGGAAGTTATGACGAAGTATTAAGAAATGAAAATTCACTAACTGCAAAATATCTTTCAGGAAAATTATCTATTCCAATTCCAGAGCATAGAAAAGTTGAAGAAACAAAAGTTATTACTATTAAAGGCGCTCGGGAAAATAATCTAAAAAATATTGATGTTGAAATTCCGTTGAATAAATTTGTTGTTATTACCGGTGTAAGTGGATCTGGTAAAAGTACATTAATACACGATTGCTTATATGGCGGAGTTGTAAAAACCAAAGGAGGCAACCCGGCAAAGATTGGCAGGTTTGATGATATCAGCGGAGTTAAATATATAAATGCAATTGAAATTGTCGATCAATCTCCGATAGGTAAATCTCCGCGGTCAAATCCTATCAGTTATGTTAAGGCGTTTGAGCACATCCGGGAGTTGTTTGCCTCGACTCACCAGGCAAAGGCTAAAGGATATAAACCCGGCTATTTTTCTTTTAATGTCCCCGGTGGCAGATGCGAAACTTGCCAAGGTGAAGGTTACGTGAAAGTTGAAATGCAGTTTTTGGCTGATATATATTTGGAATGTGAGGATTGCAAAGGAACACGATTTAAAAAAGAAATTAGAGAAATTACATTTAAAGGAAAGAACCTTGTTGATGTACTGGAAATGTCAGTTGATGTTGCTCTTGAGTTTTTTAGTGGCACAAAAAAAATTGAAAGTTATCTTCAGGTTCTTTCTGATGTAGGATTGGGCTACATTAAACTTGGTCAGCCATCCAATACACTTTCCGGTGGTGAGGCACAGCGTGTTAAATTGGCGGCTCATCTTGTTACTCAACGGCAATCAGATAATACACTTTTTATTTTTGATGAACCAACAACCGGACTTCACTTTGATGATATCAGAAAATTGTTGAATTGTTTTTTTATGCTTTTAAAAAATAATAATTCAGTTGTAATCATTGAGCATAATATGGAAATTATTAAATGTGCTGATTTTATAATTGATCTTGGTCCCGATGCTGGTGAAAGGGGCGGAAATATTGTTGCAACAGGAACACCGGAAGAAATTGCAAAAGTGCAACAATCATTTACCGGACAATTTCTAAAGAAAATGCTGAATTAA